The sequence below is a genomic window from Clarias gariepinus isolate MV-2021 ecotype Netherlands unplaced genomic scaffold, CGAR_prim_01v2 scaffold_32, whole genome shotgun sequence.
GATGCTGACCCTCGACCATCATCTTCGTCTGAGTCATCTCCCAGGTCACTTCCATCTTCCTCCATTAGATCTTCTGGTCTAATAGTCTGCCTTAttccatctctccctctctcatctCCTACTCCCGATGTCCTAATGTCCATGTAGTTGCCCTTGGTTGCCATTGCTTCAGAGAAGGCTGTGGCCAGCTTCTCTACTTGAGGAATGGTGGAGAGACGTGAGGAACTGGTATTACCTGGGCCATGGCCCAGCATGCCTGAGCTGGAGGAGGACATGGGAAGCTTCCCATGGTGATGCTGGTGGTGGGCCTGCTCATGGAGTTTCTGCACTGCTGTTGGATCATTGGCAGCTGCAGCTGCAACCTCAGGTCCATACCGCATCTCTAGGATGGtcttttttacacaaattgatttctctttctcttcctgccTTCGACGCCTCCTTAAACAGTAATACACCAGGCCAAGAACAATCAACATCCCAAACAAGCAGCCCACAATTGTCATAATGTAATGTGTGGTAGTGGATGGAGTGGGCAGCAAATTATTTGTGGTGGAAGTCCGAGTAGAAAAGTGAAGACATGTGTGGTTAAAACGCTGTGAGTTGCGTATGGAGGCAACACAAAAAGTGTAGTTGGTGTTTGGTATGAGCTTGTTTAGCGTTATCAactcctttttgtttttcagattcATCACATCAGAAACAAAGCTCTGATTGTACTGTACCAAGATATACATCTTGCTGTACGGCCGTGGTATCTGCACGAGCAAGGACGCTGAAGAAAGAGACACATGCTGAAGCGTGATGCTGGGGCTAAATGTGTTCTCAGAGTTGGATGAGGTTGTCGGCTGATGGTACGGTCCTATACGATCGAACATATCAGGCCCCAAGCCTGAGGAATCCAAATCTGGTGGCAATGAAGTCATCCCTGGAATGAACACTCCGTCTCTGCACATGGAGGCGAGGATGTTGAGAGCGCTTCGGCTAGGGCCTCCGACGGGACTTAGCAATGGGTAGCCAAAAAGCTCCCGTGGGGTCTCGCACTGGAGTCGATCATAGGTGTGTGTGACATTGTTAAAAGCCTCCAACCAAACAAGGAAGCTGTAGAGATCACAGCCACAGTGAAAAGGGTTCCCTGCCAGTTCACACACCATCAGCCTTCCCAGCACTCTGAATGTGGATGAGTCTAATCGAGCCAGCTTGTTAGAGGACAGGTCCAGACTGCTGAGGCTTGGGCATTCCCAGAATGCATTCGTGGCAATGACCTCAATGAGATTGTGCTGCAGGAAGAGGCACTGGATGCGTCCCAGGCCTCGCAGCATGCCCTCCGTCAGGTTGGTCAGTTTGTTGTAGCCCAGCTGCAGCACCTGGAGGTTAGCCTGGCCAGCGAAGGCCCCGTCTTCAATGTAGGAGATCTCGTTCTTGGTCAGGTTGAGGTCTGTCAGATTTGTAAAGCGACTCAGTGAGGAGAAGAATACCGCCTTGAGCTTGTTCTCATTGAGCCGGAGATCATGCACGGTGTTGTTGATGTGCTGCGGGATAGTCTCATACGGCGGCTGGTTCTGACTGCAGATGGCCAGCCATACATAGCCCTTATCGCCCTCGATGAGCCAGCAGTCACCACGGACAAGGTCTGGTGCTGAGAACAGTAGAAGGAGGGAAGAAAAGAGCAGGCGTGCAATGTTGGGAGAATATGACGTGGTCGTCATGACGAGGAGTAATAGTGGAAAAACGAAGTAGATAGTCACTAGTCCTTAAAGCAGGCAGGAAGAAGTAGGCACTGGTTCTGTACAGTCACTGCCGTGGGCATGCCATGGGCATTAACACATCTGCCATATGATCTGATTTGCAGGAGGTTTGCAGTACTGACTCTCATTAGGCAGCCACATCGTCTCCTCATGGGATATTTAGATTCTGGCTTGGAGTGAGCTTCTCAAAAGAACCTgtggagagaaaagaaaagaaaagaaaagaggtgTAAATAGTGCAAAGTAGAAAGGCAGCATTAGTCACACTCAAGTCCAGACAACAGcttgaattttttaaaatatcacagctgcttatttatttataaaaaagaaaattgcctTGTGCTCAGAGTAGAGCAGCAGAATAACGCATCTCATAAATATGGAGTAGCACTTTACTACACAGTGCTAGTCACTTTGCCGATACCTGCTCCCTACCCATCACTCCGTCTTGTTAGGAAAATGTCTGTGGTTATAATCTTATATTTAAACCAAGGCTACATTATCTCATCTTTAACTTTCATTTGCCCTAATTATATCCGGAAGTGTTTGGCAGGTAAGTCAGACGAGGTGTTTGCTAAATGGGGCTCATTCATCTTTCTGTGCCACCTGTTTCCCACCATGATCCAGAGCTCAGGAGGACTTTGAGACATGGCACACATCATTAATCACCAGATGGAACAAGGTCATTTCCGACCCTGATTCCATCTCACAGACCTCGCTCGGTCTGCATGCAGAGACAATCGACTGGAATTATCTGTTCGTTAAGAGAATGAAAATCTTCCTGAAATTCTGCGTTCCTCAGTACAGAAACTGGACAGACGAACAAATAAAGTCTAAACTCACTGCTCGTAAGTGTTGGTGCTGAACGTACAGACGCGGCTCTCGGGAGAACAGCTGCAGCggcaaaaaaattatgtaaataaataaataaataaagtaaatatcaTGAATAATTCTATACATTTTGAGACTGTCTTAGATCCCTGGGTTTTTATGTCTCCTCTTCACTGGAggtccttcctctctctctctctctctctccctctttcttttcttgtatTTCAGGCCCCAGGAGATGTGAACTGGTTTGATGTTCCACATACTGAGGCCAAAAAAGGAGCTTTAATTAGGGCCGGGGCTCAGAAACACGGCGAGGTGCATCCCAATGAGACGGACAgagtgtttgcatgtgtgtgtgtgtttagaaagaCTGACAGAACCCAAGATGGAGAAGCCAAGTGAGAGAGTATCAAATATTTACTCCAATAACTGTTGAAAAGCTTTTTATATCAGAACCATGTTTTCATTGTAAACCAGCGATCCTTCCATCTGTTAGTTCATTTtacatgaatgtttttttctgtccttcCCTTGAAACACTCGATcctgtagcaggtgtttgaaatcagaaatgTCTTTGAGTCTCCTCTTTAAACCTGAACATCTGATCCGATCGGAGACGTCGAGGCTGCAGTGGCTCTCAGTCGCCAGCACTAATTAGTCATCATGAACTTCTCAAACTCAGCGTCTAATTCATTCTGAGCCTTGATGGATTTCagtaatgtacacacacacacacacacacacacacacacacacacacaatcgtcTTCATCTTCATTTATCTTTCACACTTACATCTACTCATCTGcctctttatattttaatatatctcttttgtctgtgtgtgtgtgtgtgtgtgagtgtgtgtgtgtgtgtgtatgtgtgtgtgtgtgtgtgtggacacaggAATGTCCCCTATAAGCAGTGTCTATGAGGGTCAGATTAATGATCAGCTTCACATTGTGCAGGAGGAACAGGAAGGTGACGAGCTGACTTTAATGATTACTGCCATGGTTTGACAGGCATGTATctcagtcactcacacacacacacacacacacacacacacacacaaaatacacattttatctgttttttcttCCTGACATTTCCTCCAGGCCCTGGTGCAGAAACATCCAAACAGTTTTGCATCACTGCcttgtgcttaaaaaaaacaaaaaaactaaagtgtgtgtgtgtgtgtgtgtgtgtgtgtgtgttgagttatcTGGAAATTTGCACATCAGCTTCTGCTTTAAACTCAGgatcaactctggaatcacttttaaTTCTGGCGTCTGACAGTTTTGCAGGTTAAACAACAATCGTTTAAAGTCGGTTTCACTGAGTGATCGATAACCTTAAACGGAAAACTGATAGATAATAGATAAATCATTATTCctaataaatatttgttgaataaaatgtaaataaatacaactgaATGATTTAACTAAGCTGAACACATACTATTACATCAGCTGTTTAGGAAACATGTAACACTTACCATCATATCACACTCTGTATAATACACTTAAATAACAGTCTTaacctcctctctctctctctctctccctctctcccccctctctccctctctctctctctctccctctctctctctccctctctctccctctctctctctctccctctctctctctccctctctctccctctctctctctctccctctctctctccctctctctctctctgtctctctctctctctctctctctctctctctctctctctctctttctctctctctctctctctctctctctctccctctctccctctctccctctctttctccctctctctctctttctccatctccctctctctctctgactctctctctctctctctccatctctccctctctctctctctccttctcttttctccctctctctctctttcttctccctctctctccttctccctctctccctccttctctctctctccctctctctctctcgtctctctccctctctctctctctgtctctctctctctctctctttctccctctctctttctctctccctctctctttctccctcactctctctctctctccctctctctctctccctctctctttctccctctctctctctctctctccctctctctctctccctctctctctccctctctctctctccctctctctttctccctctctctctctctctctctctctctctctctccctctctctttctccctctctctctctctctctctctctctccctctctctctccctctctctctctctctctctctctctctctctctctctctccctctctctctctccctctctctctctctctctctttctctctctctctcctctctctctctccctctccctctctctctctctccctctctctctctccctccctctgccccccccctctctctctcagggttcTGTGTGTCAGATCATCGCCTCACTCTAAGCGGCTCGGGCCtcagcaggtcatgtgacatgTCATGTGGTCTTAGGGATGAAGCTGCAGTAAAGACAGACGAAGAGGAGACAGACGTCTGACTGCAGCTCAGCTGATCAGGTTGATGctcaatgtttgtgtgtgtgtgtgtgtgtgtgtcctgtttatAGCTTTGGGACATCACCCAAAAGATtgtgacagacacacacacacacacacacacacacacgtatatatcTGTGCCATTTAGCAGATCACCCCCGTGGACAGGAAATGGGGTCAGACTAGACGAAAGTGTTGTGTGACCCACTTCCTGTTAACACACATTCTCAGAGATCACCTGCAGAAACACGGCCTGGGTGCGTCCTACATCCTGAATTTAACctgggcacgcacacacacacacacacacacacacacacacacacacacacacacacacctaagcTAAATAAAACTTCAACTCCATCAAGAACGTCCTCTAAATGTAAACTCACATTAAAATCCTGAACACGTCACATAACCGCAGAGCAAAACCTCACCGGAGCCGGTTCTTCTCAAcgcctcatcctcatcctcacctTCATCCTCATCTCCATCAACATCAGCACCCTCACCCTCACCTTCATCCTCATCTCCATCAACATTAGCATCCTCATCCTCACCTTCATCTTCACCTTTATTCTCACCTGTTCCTTCAGTTTTCTCCTAATCTTCCTCTTCTTCACCCATCTCCTCACCTTCATCCTAGGGTGTGCTTTTCAGTTATCGAGACTAAACCAGAGTGAGTTTCAgttcttcagtgtgtgtgtgtggtttggttTCTCTCTTCTCCTGACTGGGTGAAGTAAAGGTCTGGATCAGAGCAGTGACACCTCGCTCACACTCTCTCCGCTCGAGGTTCTCATCCACACTCAGGTGACTGCCGCGTTCTCACCTGCCACAGGAAGTGACTTCAGCAGCTGAATGGAGGTGAACTGTGTGGAAGGAAAGCGTCACATGATCTCAGTATAAACACTACTGTTCCTGGAAGAACCCAGAGTGTGTTAGAGACGTAAACATACAGCACCAGGAGCACCAAGGAGGGATCAGAACCCTGAGTCGAGGGCAGAGCGTGAGAGGAACCGCAGCTTCAGGAGAACGTTCAGCAGCAGATCAGTGATCAGGTAATGAGGGGGTGAGTGAAAGGAAATCCCTAACATCGTTATTACTGTAatcactatgtgtgtgtgtgtgtgtgtgtgtgtgtgtgtgttcttcagCACACTGCAGCCTCAATGCTTATGAGCGTTAGAGCTACAGGTCTGTTACTGTAACAGGTGTATCTGGTGTTTATCGATGATGTTTATGATCTATGATATGATATAAGTGTctgagcaggtgtgtgtgtgtgtgtgtgtttgtgtgtgtgtgtgtgggtgtgtgagagagagagagagagacgaggatTAGAGGTATGTGTGTTTCTCTGCATGCTGTCGTTTAACTGTAAAAACATCCGGATCCAGACGGACGCGGTTCTGCGACTCGGCGCCGAGATTAAAGTCAGATGAAGCCTGTAGTTCTGTACAGGAGCGTAATTACGGGGTGTCACAGCGACTCTGCGGCCCTGACACACCCCGAGACACGCCCACCTCCCCCGCCAGCACGTATCCACCCGCGTAATTACACgtcagacagtgtgtgtgtgtgtgtgtgtgtgtgtgtgtgtgtctgtgtgtgtgtgtgtgtgtgtgtgtgtgtgcacgctccATTACAATATTAACTCTGACAGACTGAAGCATGATGCAATCtagtgtgtgttcagttcagGAGACTCAGCAGGCACAAAGCATGAAGTCtgacagtaacacacacacacacacacacacacacagagttattaTCTGACTGGTGTTCAGTGTACTGAGGTCAGGTCCATTaaatccttgtgtgtgtgtgtgtgtgtgtgtgtgtgtgtgtgtgtgtgtgtgtgtgctttaaagCTCTGAGCCAAGGGATCTGATCATGTCTGCCCTCTtattacaccacacacacacacacacacacacagagagtgaCTGTAGATATTTACTATTTACTAAGTGTCTCAGAATCACTCGTAGGAATCTCACTCAAAGTTCACGTAGAGCTAAAAATATTCCTACCTCAGAGTAGGACATAAAAGGTATTTATGAAGCTTCCTACTCTTACTCTCAGCGAGGAGGTGGACTGCACAGAGGGAAGTGTGTGACGTCACTGTTTTTATGACATTGAGAGCTGTAAAGTAGGCTGCACGTTACAATGTGTGGTATAGTTTTTACAGGTGTTTGTAGTTTTAAACTGTGTAAAAGTAAAATGGTGAAATCAGTGGCTTCTGTGTTAAAGTTTTATACACACAGACTGAACTTAAAGACGTGTCTCGCTGTCTGACGTCATCCTAAAGAGACTCTATTCACAACTGTTTAATGCCTCTATAACAGAGCTGTGTAGGACTGTCTGTGTAGGAGACAGCATTTGACATGTTCATTAATGGACCAGTTGCAAACGTGCCTTTATAAGCTCTGTGTCACTCAGTGTTACTAAAATGTCTCTTCTTCATGCACCTAAAGTCCATGTCTTTACTACTCCTAACAAGTTAGGACACCTCCAGGGCTCGTACATTTCGTTGGAGATAGAAGTGATTTTCTATTTAAAGAATGTTCCTGAATTGCTCTTACTCCTACTCTTAAATATAGGACCAAAATGTCCTCATTCTGAGAATTTCTGGCCCCTTAGGAGCTATTTCCTACTCTGAGACACCTAGTAAATACTGGGACAGCAGGGTACAAGGCGCAACTGGGCAACAGCAACAACTGGAACTGTCAAATACTCAAcgacaataataacaacaacccCAAAGCTGTTTGTTGTGTGAGATCAGTGgcaggagtctccagtgccagtggAACAGCTCACTCACTTCAAAATTTATCAGGAACGGGACTTGCTGCATGTTTTTCTGATTAAACTGaagttcatatctacataggaatgaTATAAGCGAACTGccttatcacagcacagaaacagcactcgttaaggtagtaaatgacctcctattggcctctggacaaggttgtgtaactatatttgttttattcgatctcagtgcagcttttgactcCATTGATcttagtattctccttcacaatagaaaatgtagtaggaattaaggaaacgaccctctcctggctcagatcctatttgaccgatcattatcagtttgtagatttaaatgttgatttttctgcatgttcttaagtggagtttggtgttccacagggttcagttttgggctcactgcttttttctcttcacatgcttcctctgtgcaacataatttgtaagcatggtattgGTATAAAGGAGGGAGGATCAAAAGAAAGGGAAGGAAGAAATGTTTACGTGCAGGTTCGGGGGCAGGGCCTAGCTGGCATGCTGACACATGGCTGGCGAAACActcccagctctctctgggCGCGGCTGGGATCGGAGGCCTTAATGCAGTCTCTCTTCGCAGCGTTTTTTCCTTCGGCGGTGGGGTAGAGAAGGCAGGTTCGGCGTGGGAGATAAGATGATtgaagtgattggttgctttacatctcagttccccctcatgtttcctttaggctctcccttttagttatgatgtcatagttagtcctgccggagtctctgcttgcactctacagtaaatatacattcacattatacattatgtgactgtgaccatacctaactgttatctattcttctcttctcctctttctctccctctctctctctctctctctccctgtctctctgtcaagctatacatgtTTCTCCTGAGTTGGCAGTGATCTagagcactggagccccccaggggtgttttctgagccccctgctgtactctttgtacacatattaCTGTGTGgtcactaccagctccacctcCATCagtaagtttgctgacgacaccatcgtggtgggcctgatctctgataacaacaaGACGGCCTACCtaaaggagattaggaatctggagaactggtgccagaggaacaacctcctctAAATATCAGTAAGACAAAAGTAagactaagcaggagaggaactaccagactcccgtcatcaacgagagcccagtggagagagtggacagcctCAAATACCCTGGTGTTCACATCACTGATGACCtgtgtcacatcaacaccgtggtgaaaaaggcccggtgAGACACGTGAGACACGTGAAGTCTCTCACGTGTCTCAGGTGGTAGAGACACGTGAGACACGTGAAGTCTCTCACGTGTCTCACGTGTCTCTACCACCTGAGACAcgtgagagacttcagactgccctccaaggtgctcaggaacatTTACTCCTGCACTATAGAGAGCActctgacgggaaacatctcaaccttgctcgggaacagcaccatgcaggacagaagagctctacagagggtggtgtgatcagcAGAGCGCACCATctgcaccaagctccctgatctgcactcaatctacagcaggcggtgctggaccaaggccaggaagattgtgaaggacctcagccatcccaacaatggactgttcactctgttgaggtcaggaaagcgattccgctccctgaaggccaacacagagagactgaggaggagcttcttcccgcataggatacggtctcttaatcacaccaccacacagtactgacacacacatatggttttacacacacactggacattctggacattcgtttacactagtggccactgcacaactacacttcatactcattagttaaatcactctatcacaagccactttaaataaatcactttaagcatatttccACTGCagaagacactttaaatatgtggattgcacaacgcTGAACATtaccattccttttttttttttttaccattttatctAACTTCATCCACACAAAAATGGCATAAATCTATATCTACTgtactttgtacagctgtttttttgttctatatttctttatatattttcaatattgtgtattgtgttttgttgaacagttattttattttatttttaacttttattttatattttattttatgctttcctagttaaatttagcttttatttaattttcatatttatttcttattcatagtcttttatttcaaggtcacgagcagttgtctaagcatttcactgcatatcgtactgtgtatgactgtatatgtgacaaataaaatttgaatttgaacataACAcacagataacacacacacaatttgggaacgccaattttactattctgcatgtctctAAACTGTTGGAGGgaaccagagcacctggaggaaacccaccatacacacacacaaggtgggATTTGAAACTGGACCCCGGAGGTGTAGAGCCACAGGATTAACCACTTCACCATTATGAGAAGAGAAGATTCAGAGctttttaaattacagtaaaactAAAGGAAAACagtaaacaagtaaacaaaacacaaacaggtgaattttatgaattttatgtgtgtgtgtgtccacctaggcaacaacacacacatacacaccatgctcacacacacacaatcgctcAAAAACAACCCGCTCACACACTCCACATTCTATGTCCGTATCGGCGTTCTGTAGTCTTCAAAGTTCTCTGTATCTGTATCAGTGCTCTAGAGCTTCGCAATTAATCGTTATTATCGATTAATTCAAATTTATGGTTTTTGGCgatgttaaaaaatgaaaatcgaTTTTACAGTTTCACTTTAGTTTGGCACTGCGAGCTTCTGTATTGCTGCGATAATAATTATCTAGAATAACCAGAACGTAAAGACTGGTGAAAGTGGTTaggactgtcgccttgcacccccagggtccgggttcgattcccggccgggttcgattcccgtctctgtgtgcatggagtctgcatgttcttcctgtgcttggtgggtttcctccaggtactccggttttctcccacagtccaaagacatgtaggttaggataattgccattcccaaattgcccgtagtgtgttaatgtgtgtgtgccttgcaatggattggcaccctgtccagggtgtaccctgcctcgtgctctaagcctcctgggatagggttcAGGTcctcgcgaccctgaatacaggataaagcggtgtagaaaatgagtgagtaatCCCAAAAACAGGTGTGTATGTTGTACTGATTTCTGTTTTTCTAAAATAACAAGAAAAGTAAGTTTGCACGTTTAGTCTAAATAAGCAGTTCAGATTTGATTATAttgttttgcttaaaaaataaatcttatacTCTctagtgttttattaattttcatttattttaagaaaaataattgttttgaaattgaaaacctttttttgtctcaAAAAAATCAGAGATTCAATGTATAGGGCCTATCGCCCAGCTCTACGGTGCTcggtatctacagtatatcagcaCTCTGTATCTGGGGCAGCGAGTGTCTCCAGGCATCAGGAGGAGAtagaaaggaggaggaggaggaggacaagCAGCAGTACTTAACACCAACACTCAAAGTGTGAAGTCCTACAGTAGGTCTCATATCAGATCAGATAAACTGCCACAACGCTACATGCACTCAGCTGGTCAGATCTGttctataatatactgtaccacaCTGTACtctactgtactatactgtcCTATACTATACTCTACTGTCCTATACTGTGCTGTCCTATACTATACTGTCCTATACTGTACTctactactgtatatcacattGCTCTATACTATACTGTGCTATACTGTATCTCACTGTACTCTACATTACCACACTGTACTCTACTGTCCTATACTATACTGTCCTATACTGTACTCTACTGTCCTATACTGTACTGTCCTATACTATACTGTCCTATACTATACTGTCCTCTACTGTCCTATACTGTACTGTCCTATACTATACTGTCCTATACTGTACTCTACTGacctatactgtactgtgctatACTATACTGTCCTATACTGTACTCTACTATATCACATTGCTCTATACTATACTGTGCTATACTGTATCTCACTGTACTCTACTGTCCTATACTGTACTGTCCTATACTGTACTGTCCTATACTATACTGTCCTATACTATACTGTCCTCTACTGTCCTATACTGTACTGTCCTATACTATACTGTCCTATACTGTACTCTACTGTCCTATACTATACTGTCCTATACTATACTGTCCTATACTGTACTCTACTATATCACATTGCTCTATACTATACTGTGCTATACTGTATCTCACTGTACTCTACATTACCACACTGTACTCTACTGTCCTATACTATACTGTCCTATACTGTACTCTACTGTCCTATACTGTACTGTCCTATACTATACTGTCCTATACTATACTGTCCTATACTGTACTCTACTGTCCTATACTGTACTGTCCTATACTATACTGTCCTCTACTGtcctatactatactgtactctaCTGTCCTATACTATACTGTCCTATACTATACTGTCCTCTACTGTCCTATACTGTACTGTCCTATACTATACTGTCCTA
It includes:
- the LOC128517029 gene encoding protein phosphatase 1 regulatory subunit 29, whose protein sequence is MTTTSYSPNIARLLFSSLLLLFSAPDLVRGDCWLIEGDKGYVWLAICSQNQPPYETIPQHINNTVHDLRLNENKLKAVFFSSLSRFTNLTDLNLTKNEISYIEDGAFAGQANLQVLQLGYNKLTNLTEGMLRGLGRIQCLFLQHNLIEVIATNAFWECPSLSSLDLSSNKLARLDSSTFRVLGRLMVCELAGNPFHCGCDLYSFLVWLEAFNNVTHTYDRLQCETPRELFGYPLLSPVGGPSRSALNILASMCRDGVFIPGMTSLPPDLDSSGLGPDMFDRIGPYHQPTTSSNSENTFSPSITLQHVSLSSASLLVQIPRPYSKMYILVQYNQSFVSDVMNLKNKKELITLNKLIPNTNYTFCVASIRNSQRFNHTCLHFSTRTSTTNNLLPTPSTTTHYIMTIVGCLFGMLIVLGLVYYCLRRRRRQEEKEKSICVKKTILEMRYGPEVAAAAANDPTAVQKLHEQAHHQHHHGKLPMSSSSSGMLGHGPGNTSSSRLSTIPQVEKLATAFSEAMATKGNYMDIRTSGVGDERGRDGIRQTIRPEDLMEEDGSDLGDDSDEDDGRGSASEISTIAMEVDKVNQIINNCIDALKLDSVAAAVSTAATSSGNPTSPPPSSTSSMSRGLIPLSPGISEACKVKPSPNIPPPPPLPLTASLSERPGITGGGFISPPYRPPPPATAVRPIQRQMSADAAVIVSSSKKHCSSGGKARVYSLDVPEPRSPDPCQYSEKGSPVRCGEPLDRLPLVGGGVGCNMDGVTVDGVSLQQHLEVHPDFHCAEHRHSVPALYYEGTHDSPAQRASFLKPLSRAKRDAASYSQLSPHQHNYSGYSSSPEYSSESTLRIWERFRPYRKGPREESCYITAGNALRKKVQFAKGEDLHDILDYWKGVSAQQKL